The following are encoded together in the Bradysia coprophila strain Holo2 unplaced genomic scaffold, BU_Bcop_v1 contig_250, whole genome shotgun sequence genome:
- the LOC119078368 gene encoding uncharacterized protein LOC119078368 encodes MLINNYISIVSISILYFTGISFCRQICREEDPCENGKSNEGDKLIMTHTVCRHGDRNIYTWIAPSVENDPWSPEKQICREEDPCENGKSNEGDKLIMTHTVCRHGDRNIYTWIAPSVENDPWSPEKYWPGGYAQLTNIGKRQHYKLGQYFKKRYASLVGIGLYKANLTSIRSTVIYLN; translated from the exons atgttgattaaCAATTATATCAGCATTGTTTCGATTTCTATTCTATATTTTACTGGGATTTCATTTTGCAGACAAATTTGCCGCGAAGAAGATCCATGTGAAAATGGGAAAAGCAATGAAGGTGACAAACTGATTATGACACATACTGTCTGTAGGCATGGCGACAG GAACATATACACGTGGATTGCGCCATCAGTGGAAAATGATCCTTGGTCTCCGGAAAA ACAAATTTGCCGCGAAGAAGATCCATGTGAAAATGGGAAAAGCAATGAAGGTGACAAACTGATTATGACACATACTGTCTGTAGGCATGGCGACAG GAACATATACACGTGGATTGCGCCATCAGTGGAAAATGATCCTTGGTCTCCGGAAAA ATATTGGCCCGGAGGCTACGCTCAACTGACGAAC ATTGGCAAAAGGCAACACTACAAATTGGGGCAGTATTTTAAAAAACGTTATGCAAGTCTTGTTGGAATCGGCTTATACAAGGCGAATCTTACTTCTATTCGCTCAACGgtgatttatttaaattaa
- the LOC119078363 gene encoding uncharacterized protein LOC119078363 — MSEYLTSMTFDYDEILRELKDCDIVEFNRLKYSHFALHIANGVFVHVTGNEGENKGGSKGTKCAQHLRSIAKNDPCRINNLEFAKAFQEVGAGDFGRLKTRSVADTKRLALTGLRLDINGHPLLGTDNGITVTYDLLGWNCERYCTYWKYDCDGFSQQAYNGVVSTTIGNAQRLCDGAAAGYFRAVESDEVPFVAKPFCAAAGCVMKGAAITVGTGKAVVDGATSLLYGIGNGVMNLFE; from the exons ATGAGCGAATATCTCACAAGTATGACTTTCGACTACGACGAAATTCTTCGTGAATTGAAAGACTGCGACATCGTGGAGTTCAACAGATTAAAGTACTCACACTTTGCATTGCACATAGCGAATGGCGTATTCGTTCATGTTACAGGGAACGAAGGTGAGAACAAGGGAGGCAGTAAAGGAACCAAATGCGCTCAACACCTTCGCAGTATTGCTAAGAATGACCCTTGTCGaatcaacaatttggaatttgCGAAAGCTTTTCAAGAAGTGGGTGCTGGTGATTTTGGACGTTTGAAAACTAGATCGGTTGCGGACACAAAGCGGCTTGCATTGACTGGCCTACGTTTGGACATAAATGGTCATCCACTGTTGGGAACTGATAATGGTATCACCGTAACATATGATCTTCTCGGATGGAATTGTGAGCGATACTGCACCTACTGGAAATATGACTGTGATGGATTTAGTCAACAg GCTTATAATGGCGTTGTCAGTACAACCATAGGCAATGCTCAACGATTATGTGACGGAGCCGCAGCCGGCTATTTCAGAGCTGTGGAATCCGATGAGGTCCCTTTTGTCGCTAAGCCTTTCTGTGCAGCAGCTGGTTGTGTTATGAAAGGCGCTGCAATTACAGTTGGAACTGGCAAAGCTGTTGTCGATGGAGCGACCAGTCTGTTGTATGGCATTGGCAATGGCGTAATGAACTTGTTCGAATAA
- the LOC119078383 gene encoding uncharacterized protein K02A2.6-like yields MDVPLNAVCARIQQRPEDNNQQKLIESLQQKFSSVFNSSVGTCTKTKAVLRLKPDAKSVFRPSRPVPYAALPIVEAELERLTSEGVLSPVTYSEWATPIVTAKKPNGSIRMCADFSTGLNEALENFEYPLPTADSIFATLNGGKYFSKIDLADAYFQVLVDDGSKKYLTINTHKGLFQYNRLPFGIKIASAMFQQIVDAMIAGLKRTGGFMDDVLVNGRTIEEHNQNLLALFERIEEWGFHVRLEKCKFLMTEVHYLGFIIDEFGRRPDKSKIEAICNMPEPHDVSTVRSFLGMLNYYAQFVKEMRDLRYPLDQLVCKGAKFVWTDECRKSFQRAKEILQSDLLLTHYDPNIDLIVAADASLHGIGAVILHRFPDGTQKAIEHASRTLTPAEKNYGQIEKEALSLIFAAKKFHKMIWGRTFTLQTDHQPLLAIFGSKKGIPVHTSSRLQRWALTLMPYNFNIQFINTDKFGHADVLSRLIESQKSCDETMVIASVHVMEQEIERILVDAIRMLPVTAEMVQKCSQEDVVLSNVMKYLQTSWPTHIENEEEKILYNRRESLAEINGCLLFNDRVIVPSLLRTKVLNHLHVAHPGIVRMKALARSYVYWPNIDKDVTDCVQKCSRCASAARAPVKSELHSWPKAKQVWSRIHIDYKVTQNNGAQFTSHEFDEFCNSEGICHIPTPSVHPQSNGQAERFVDTFKRALTKAKGEESVANVLQRFLQRYRITPNAQLPNNCTPAEIMLGRKMNSSLDLIKPKEKIELLRDTKMEMDFNVKHGAKERIFEPKQRVFVRDFRGGKTIWSPAEIIERIGSVIYTVGCDGIIWRRHANQIRVRYSDDVGDSDPTLSLLLDTFDIMDQPVQLPNDENPLPENDHSNQPNSPEITASADNVNNIPPNPNIGGRPQRNRKPPVRTNFSKTIGGRYEDS; encoded by the exons ATGGACGTACCATTGAACGCAGTGTGTGCTCGAATCCAACAACGTCCGGAGGACAACAATCAACAGAAACTCATCGAGagtttacaacaaaaattttcttcagtcTTCAACTCTTCTGTGGGAACATGTACCAAAACGAAGGCAGTATTGAGATTGAAACCAGATgcaaaatcagtttttcgacCGAGCCGACCAGTTCCATATGCTGCATTACCAATTGTCGAGGCAGAATTGGAACGACTCACAAGTGAAGGTGTTTTGTCACCAGTGACATACTCAGAATGGGCTACACCGATTGTTACCGCGAAGAAACCGAACGGGTCAATTCGTATGTGTGCAGATTTTTCCACTGGTCTCAATGAAGCTTTGGAGAATTTCGAGTATCCGCTACCTACAGcagattcaatttttgctacGCTAAACGGAGGTaaatatttctctaaaattgaTCTTGCTGACGCATATTTTCAAGTCTTAGTCGATGACGGCTCCAAGAAATATTTGACAATCAACACACACAAAGGATTGTTCCAATACAATCGATTACCTTTTGGAATCAAAATCGCATCAGCAATGTTCCAACAAATCGTTGATGCTATGATCGCCGGGCTGAAACGTACAGGCGGTTTCATGGATGACGTTTTGGTCAACGGACGTACCATCGAAGAACATAATCAAAATTTGCTCGCTCTTTTCGAGCGAATCGAGGAGTGGGGCTTTCATGttcgtttggaaaaatgcaaatttttgatGACTGAGGTGCACTATTTGGGATTCATCATTGACGAATTTGGTCGACGACCcgataaatcaaaaattgaagcAATTTGCAACATGCCAGAGCCACATGACGTTTCAACAGTTCGTTCATTTCTGGGAATGCTAAATTACTACGCGCAATTTGTCAAAGAAATGCGAGATTTACGTTACCCATTGGATCAATTGGTGTGCAAGGGCGCAAAATTTGTGTGGACGGACGAATGTAGAAAATCATTCCAACGCGCAAAAGAAATTCTTCAATCCGATCTACTTCTAACGCACTACGATCCCAACATCGATTTAATTGTGGCAGCAGACGCTTCGCTACATGGCATTGGTGCCGTTATTTTACATCGTTTTCCGGATGGAACGCAAAAAGCCATCGAACACGCTTCCAGAACACTCACACCAGCTGAAAAGAATTACGGTCAAATCGAGAAGGAGGCATTGTCATTGATTTTTGCGGCAAAAAAGTTCCACAAAATGATTTGGGGTAGAACATTCACTCTTCAGACGGATCATCAACCGCTTCTTGCAATTTTTGGTTCGAAGAAAGGAATTCCTGTACACACATCAAGCAGACTTCAGCGTTGGGCACTGACATTGATGCCGTACAATTTCAACATCCAATTTATCAACACAGACAAATTTGGTCATGCAGACGTTTTATCGCGCTTGATTGAAAGTCAAAAATCATGCGATGAGACGATGGTTATCGCTTCTGTTCACGTCATGGAACAGGAAATCGAAAGAATTTTGGTCGACGCAATTAGAATGTTACCAGTAACCGCAGAAATGGTTCAGAAATGTTCACAAGAGGACGTGGTACTTTCCAACGTTATGAAATACCTGCAAACTTCTTGGCCGACCCACATCGAAAACGAAGAGGAGAAAATTCTCTATAACCGACGAGAATCTTTGGCGGAAATAAATGGTTGCCTACTGTTCAATGACCGGGTAATCGTTCCTTCATTATTACGTACTAAAGTTCTCAATCATCTTCATGTAGCACATCCTGGAATCGTACGCATGAAAGCATTGGCTCGCAGTTATGTCTATTGGCCAAACATAGACAAAGACGTAACCGACTGTGTCCAAAAATGTTCCAGGTGTGCATCTGCAGCTCGTGCTCCTGTCAAAAGTGAATTGCATTCGTGGCCGAAAGCGAAACAGGTTTGGTCTCGCATTCACATCGACTACAAAGTAACTCAAA ATAATGGTGCACAATTTACTTCACACGAATTCGACGAATTTTGCAATTCCGAAGGAATTTGTCACATTCCGACTCCATCAGTTCATCCACAATCGAATGGACAAGCAGAACGATTCGTGGACACATTCAAACGCGCTCTAACAAAAGCAAAAGGGGAAGAAAGTGTGGCGAACGTTCTTCAACGATTTTTGCAACGTTATCGTATCACACCGAATGCACAGTTACCGAACAACTGTACTCCAGCTGAAATCATGTTGGGCCGTAAAATGAACTCATCGCTCGATTTAATCAAACCGAAAGAGAAAATCGAACTTCTACGTGACacgaaaatggaaatggattTCAATGTGAAGCACGGAGCCAAAGAAAGGATTTTCGAACCAAAACAACGAGTTTTTGTACGAGATTTTCGTGGaggaaaaacaatttggtCACCGGCTGAAATAATCGAACGTATTGGATCAGTCATTTACACAGTTGGCTGCGATGGAATAATTTGGCGTCGACACGCAAATCAAATTCGAGTTCGATACAGCGATGACGTTGGTGATTCAGATCCGACTTTGAGTTTACTGTTGGACACTTTTGACATCATGGATCAACCAGTTCAATTACCGAATGATGAAAATCCATTGCCAGAAAATGATCACAGCAATCAACCGAATTCACCTGAAATCACTGCATCTGCCGATAACGTGAACAATATTCCTCCGAATCCAAACATTGGTGGCCGACCTCAACGTAATCGTAAACCTCCGGTACGCACTAATTTCTCAAAGACAATTGGTGGTAGATATGAAGATTCTTAA